From Homo sapiens chromosome 6, GRCh38.p14 Primary Assembly, the proteins below share one genomic window:
- the ADAT2 gene encoding tRNA-specific adenosine deaminase 2 isoform X3: MKLTKPKMYATRHAEMVAIDQVLDWCRQSGKSPSEVFEHTVLYVTVEPCIMCAAALRLMKIPLVVYGCQNERFGGCGSVLNIASADLPNTGRPFQCIPGYRAEEAVEMLKTFYKQENPNAPKSKVRKKECQKS; this comes from the exons ATGAAGTTAACCAAACCAAAAATGTAT GCTACTCGACATGCAGAAATGGTGGCCATCGATCAGGTCCTCGATTGGTGTCGTCAAAGTGGCAAGAGTCCCTCTGAAGTATTTGAACACACTGTGTTGTATGTCACTGTGGAGCCGTGCATTATGTGTGCAGCTGCTCTCCGCCTGATGA AAATCCCGCTGGTTGTATATGGCTGTCAGAATGAACGATTTGGTGGTTGTGGCTCTGTTCTAAATATTGCCTCTGCTGACCTACCAAACACTGGGAGACCATTTCAG TGTATCCCTGGATATCGGGCTGAGGAAGCAGTGGAAATGTTAAAGACCTTCTACAAACAAGAAAATCCAAATG CACCAAAATCGAAAGTTCGGAAAAAGGAATGTCAGAAATCTTGA
- the ADAT2 gene encoding tRNA-specific adenosine deaminase 2 isoform X2 produces the protein MVYNNEVVGKGRNEVNQTKNATRHAEMVAIDQVLDWCRQSGKSPSEVFEHTVLYVTVEPCIMCAAALRLMKIPLVVYGCQNERFGGCGSVLNIASADLPNTGRPFQCIPGYRAEEAVEMLKTFYKQENPNAPKSKVRKKECQKS, from the exons ATGGTCTACAACAATGAAGTTGTAGGGAAGGGGAGAAATGAAGTTAACCAAACCAAAAAT GCTACTCGACATGCAGAAATGGTGGCCATCGATCAGGTCCTCGATTGGTGTCGTCAAAGTGGCAAGAGTCCCTCTGAAGTATTTGAACACACTGTGTTGTATGTCACTGTGGAGCCGTGCATTATGTGTGCAGCTGCTCTCCGCCTGATGA AAATCCCGCTGGTTGTATATGGCTGTCAGAATGAACGATTTGGTGGTTGTGGCTCTGTTCTAAATATTGCCTCTGCTGACCTACCAAACACTGGGAGACCATTTCAG TGTATCCCTGGATATCGGGCTGAGGAAGCAGTGGAAATGTTAAAGACCTTCTACAAACAAGAAAATCCAAATG CACCAAAATCGAAAGTTCGGAAAAAGGAATGTCAGAAATCTTGA